DNA from Mesorhizobium sp. DCY119:
GATCGCAGCGAGTTCGCGTCCGCCGAGTGCGGCAGCGATTTTCAGCGGATCGGCGAGTGCATCGGCATGCAGCGCAAGGCCCTTGTCGATGGCGACGATCTTGCGCTTCAGGCCGGCGTCATCGACGCCGGTACCGCGCCCGGTCCATTTTTCAGCACCACCGCCGAACAGGGCAGCGGCTACGGCGGCAGCGGGTGTGGTGTTGCCGATGCCCATCTCGCCGAAGCAGATAAGATCGGTGTCCTTGGTGACGGTGGCGTAGCCCGTCGATACGGCGGCGAGGAAATTGGCCTCGCTCATCGCCACGCTTTGGGTGAAATCGCCGGTCTGGCGCTCGATTTCGAGCGGGATGACATCGAGTTCGGCCCCGGCGATGCGGGCAAGCTGGTTGATGGCTGCGCCGCCGCCGGCGAAATTCGCCACCATCTGCACGGTCACTTCCGATGGAAAGGCCGAGACGCCCTGCGCGGTGACGCCATGCGAGCCGGCAAAGACGATGACCTTGACGCGATCGAGCTTCGGCGTGTCGCGTCCCTGCCAGCGCGCCAGCCAGGCGACGATGGTTTCGAGCCGGCCGAGACTGCCTTGCGGCTTGGTCAGCGTGTCCTGATGCTGCGCCACGGCCTGTGCTGCCGCATCGCTGCCGGCCGGCAGGTTCGTGCAAGCGGCGCGCAATTCATCGAAGGACTTGAAGGCCATTGAAGAAACTCCTGAAGAATCAAACGAATATGGCGCTGGCTGCCAGCAGCACGATGATTTCGGCGCCCTGCTGGAGCGCGCCGATGGTGTCGCCGGTTTGTCCGCCGATCTGGGCGAGGCACAGTTTCCGGAAGGCGAAAAACCACAGGCCGAGAATGATGGCCGTTGCCAGCGCGCCGGGCATGCCGAGCAGAAGCAGTGTCAGCGCACCAAGCGCTGCTCCAGCGATTGCCGTTTCGTAAGACGGCGAGCCGGCATTGGCGGCCAACCCTTCCGCTCGCGCCGAGGGCAGGAAATGCATGAAGGCCGGGATCAGCCCACGCGATGCTGCATGAGCCGCGATGAGCGCGCAAAACACCTGCGAGACGCTGGTGAGATCGGCAAGTGCGGTCCAGCGCAGCAGGATCGAGAGCCCGAGGGCTGCCGCGCCGTAGGTGCCGATGCGGCTGTCGCGCATGATCTCGAGTTTTTTCTCGCGCGTCGAACCGCCACCAAAACCATCAACGGTGTCGCCAAGAGCGTCCTCGTGCAGGCAGAAGGTGGTCAGCATCGTTGCGGTTAGCGCCAGTGCTGCGGCGGGCGCGAGTGAGAGGCCGAGCCACGCGGCAACGGCAAAGACAATGCCGCCGATCAGCGCGACGACGACGCCGACCACAGGTGCCGCCCAGAGGGCCGAGGAAAGGCTGCGGCCGGAAAAATCCATGTGAGGAAGCGGCAGCCGCGTCAGAAAGACGAGCGACAGCGCAATATCGCTTATGATCCGGTTGCGCGGCGTGCCGTTCATGCCTCAGCCCCGCGCAATGGCATGGAAAAAGGTGCCGGTGACATGACCGCGCCGCCCGCCGAAGGCACCGAGTGGATTACCCTGACCATCGGCGAGATCCGCGAGTTTGTCGTCGCTTCCCGGCGTGACCGTCTGCGCGTAGTGGAATTCATGGCCGCGCACGGTCGAGCCCGCTGGTCCGAGCGGGCAGTCGGATAGCAACGTCGCCTGGCGATAGCCGAGAATCATCTTCCGCCTGGCGAAGCTGGTCGAATGGCCGAGCAGTCCGAGCATGCGGTGCGTGATGCCGTCGGCATCCTCCAGCGCTTCCCCCAACGCCATGAAACCACCGCACTCGCCGTGGATCGGCTTCGTTTCGGCGAATTCTGCCATGCCGGCGCGGAAGTTTTCGGCGGCGGCAAGCTTGCCGGCATGGAGTTCGGGATAACCGCCCGGCAGCCAGCAGACATCGCAGTTCTGTGACGGCGCTTCATCTGCAACAGGCGAGAATGGAATGATCTCGGCGCCGGCTTCGCGCCAATGCGCGGCGACATGCGGGTAGATAAAAGTAAAGGCGGCGTCCTGCGCCAGCGCGATGCGCTGGCCGGGCGGGGGCAGGGCGTCGGAAACATCTGCGCCTTTCGGTGCAAGCGGCGTCATCAGCGCAATGATCGCGTCGAGGTCGAGTGAGCGTTCCGCCATGTCGGCAAGGCGGTCGAGATGGGCGATCAGGTCGGCATGCTCGCTGGCCTGAACCAGGCCGAGATGGCGTTCCGGCAGGGACAGCGTCGGGTCGCGCAGGATCGCGCCGACGACCGGCAGCCCGAGCGCCTCGACCGCATCACCGGCAAGGCGGCGGTGTCGCTCGCTGCCGAGCCGGTTGAGCACGACGCCGGCAATGCGCACATCCGGATCGTAGGTCGCAAAACCCTTGGCAATGGCAGCCGCCGTTTGCGACTGGCCCGAAACATCGAGCACCAGCAGCACCGGCAGGCCGTAGAGCCGGGCAAGATCGGCGGCCGAACCGGAGCGACCGGAGGCGGCGGGAATGCCGTCGAACAGGCCCATGGCGCTTTCGATGAAGAGCAGGTCGGCCTGCGAGGCGGCGTTTGCCGCCAGCGCGTTGAGCAGCGGCGGCGACATCGCCCAGCTGTCGAGATTGACGCCGGGGCGGCCGGTGGCTGCGTGATGGAAGCCGGGGTCGATATAGTCCGGCCCGGATTTGGCGCCGCCGACGCTGAGGCCCCGCCGCGCCAGCGCGCGCAGAATGCCGATGGTGACGCTGGTCTTGCCCGAGCCGGAGCGCGGGGCGCCGATGATCAGACCGCGCGCCGTCACCGGTCGCCCATCAGTTCGGCGCGCATGGCGACGATGCCGCCGATGACGATCAGTGCGGGCGAGACGATGTTTTCGCGCTCCGCTGTCTCGACCAGCATGCCCAGGGGGGCGGTGACGGTGCGCTCCTCGGGCATGGAGGCGTTTTCGACGAGTGCCGCCGGCGTGTCGCCGGGCAGTCCCGCCGCCAAAAGCTCCGCCACCGTCGCCGGCATATGGGTCAGGCCCATATAGATGACGATGGGCTGGCCGGTGCGGGCGAGCGCTGCCCAATCTGGCCGGTCGTCGGTGGCGGCAGCAAAGCCGGTGGCGAGGATGATCGCGCCGTTGACGCCGCGCATGGTTGCCGGGATGCCCGCCGAGGTCAGGCCGCCGAAGGCCGAGGTGACGCCGGAAAGCGCGCGCCAGGGAATGTTTTCGCGTGTCAGCACCAATGCCTCTTCCGCACCGCGCGCGAAGACAAAGGGGTGCCCGCCCTTCAGGCGCACGACCTTGCGGCCCTCCCGTGCCAGCCTGACCAGCAGGGCATTGATCTCGTCCTGCGGGATCGACAGCCTGCCGCCGCGCTTGCCGACGAAGAATTTCTCGGCCTGTTCAGCAACGGCGACGATTTCGGGCGACACCAGCGCATCATGCACCAGCGCGTCGGCCTGGGTGAGCGCGGAGAGTACGTCGAGGGTGAGTAGGGCAGGATCGCCGGGGCCGGCGCCGGCCAGCCAGACATGGCCGGGCTGTAGGGGCTGCTTGCCGGCGATAAGGCGGGAAAAGAGATGGTCGATGCTCACAGAAAGTGCTTTCCCGGATGACGCGTAAAGACGGCCTGCGTATATAGGCCGGCATGAGCGAAGGCATGAAAGAAGCCGAAATGCCGCTGCGCCGTGGCTGGACCACAGGCGCCTGCGCCACCGCTGCCACCAAGGCGGCGTGTTCGGCGTTGCTGACGGGCAGTTTTCCCGACCCGGTGGAGATCACGCTGCCCGGCGGCAACATCGTGGGTTTTGCGCTGGCCAATCACGAACTTGGCGACGGCAGGGCGACGGTCGGCATCGTCAAGGATGCCGGTGACGACCCCGATGTGACGCATGGCGCGCTGGTAAAAAGCACCGTGCGGCCCGGCGCGCCGGGCTCGGGCGTGACTTTTCGCGCTGGCTCGGGCGTCGGCACGGTGACAAGACCGGGCCTGCCGATCCCGCCGGGTGAACCGGCGATCAATCCGGTGCCGCGCAGGATGATTACCGAGGCCGTGCATCAGGTCGCGGGTGACAACGCCGATATCGAGGTCGAGATTTCCGTGGTCGGCGGCGAGGAGATGGCGCAGCGCACGCTGAACCCGCGCCTCGGCATCCTTGGCGGCATCTCCATCCTGGGCACGACCGGTATCGTCATTCCCTATTCCTGCTCGGCCTGGATTCACTCCATCCATCGCGGTGTCGATGTGGCGCGCGCCATGGGCTTTACCCATGTCGCCGGTTCGACCGGCAATGCTTCCGAGATGGCCGTGCAGAAATTCCACGGCCTGCATGAAGTGCAGTTGATCGACATGGGTGACTTCGTCGGGGGCATGCTGAAATATATCCGCACGCATCCCGTGCCGCGCGTGACCATCGCCGGCGGCGTCGCCAAGATGACCAAGCTGGCGCAGGGCATGCTCGATGTGCATTCCAACCGGGGTGCGGCCGATCTCGACGGGCTGGCGGTTGTAGCCGTCGAAGCAGGCGCGGACGAGAAGCTGGCAGCGCGCATTCGTGGTGCCAATACTGTTGCCGAGGCTTTTGCGCTTGCCGTGGCCGAAGGCGTGCCAATCGGAGATGCGATTGCCGCCGGTGCGTGGCGCACGGCTGCACCCGTTTTGAAGAGTGCGGATATCGAGCTCGAAATCCTTGTCTTCAACCGCGACGGCGAATTGAGGGGGCATGCGCCCTTCGCGCCCACTCATAGCGAATCCCGCCCCCTGAACCGGCGCTGATAATAGGCGTCGTAGAGCGAGCTTTCGCGAAAATTCTCGGCCGCCAGCGAGGGGCCGACGAAGATGATCGCCGTGCGCTCTATCGGATCGGCGGCGAGTTGAGCGGCAATCGTTGCCAGTGTGCCACGCAGGATGCGTTCGTCCGGCCATGAGGCATGGAAAACGATGGCGACGGGGCAGTCTTCGCCATAGAACGGCGTCAGTTCTTCCACCACGCGGTCGATGGCGTGGATGGCGAGATGGATGGCAAGCGTCGCGCCGGTCGCGCCGAAAGCCGACAATGTCTCCTTTGCCGGCATCGGCGAGGCGCGGCCGGAAACGCGGGTCAGCACCAGCGATTGTGCGACTTCCGGGATGGTCAGCTCGCGACCGAGCGCTGCCGCGGCGGCGGCAAAGGACGGCACGCCCGGCGTCAGTGTGTAGGGGATGCCCAGCCTTTCAAGCCGGCGTATCTGCTCTGCGACCGCACTCCAGACGGAAAGGTCGCCAGAATGAAGCCGGGCGACGTCCTGCCCGGCCTGATGCGCCGAGGCATATTCGGCCTCGATCTCGTCCAGTGACATCGGGGCCGTATCAATGAGTTTCGTGTCCGGCCCGCAGTAAGCCAGCATCTCCTTCGGTACGATCGAGCCGGCATAGAGGCACACTGGGCAACGCGCCAGCAGGTCGCGGCCACGAACGGTGATGAGGTCGGCCGCGCCGGGGCCGGCGCCGATGAAGTGAACCGTCACGATGCCTCTCCGCTTTGCGCAATCGCGCAGGTCACCGAGTCGAGAACGCGTCTTGGCCCGAGCAGCCGAGCGTTTTCGCCGGCAGCCGCCAGGGCTGCGGCTTCCGACACGGAGGGTGCGCCGGTCAGGGTCAGGGACAGGTCGGAATGGCTGGGGGCCTTCTTTCCGGCCTCTGCGAGTTCCGCGTCGCCAATGATCATGACTTCGAGCCCCAGCTTGCGCCCGGCAGAGAAGATGGCGGCTTCATGCTGCTTCAACCGTGCGGTCGCGATGGCATCGAGCTGAGATGCCTTAATCTGGTATTCAGACAGGGTCGCGCTGATGGCGTCCAGCACCTGCTGTTCGCTGACGCCTTTGCGGCTGCCGATGCCCGCGACGATCATGGCTTCACCCACGACCATTGCGTGACCGGCATTGCCGGGCGCCAGCCCTGCATCGAACCGACGGGCGCGGTGCGGGAGAGGGCGAGGCGGATCAACTCGCCGCCAAGCCGCGCATGCAGGGCCAGAAGCAACACTTCCATTTCCAGTGTCACCGCATTGGCGACCAGCCTTCCGCCGGAGGGCAGGGCATCGATCGCCGCATCCATGACGCCGGGCTCGGTGCCACCGCCGCCGACGAAAATCGCGTCCGGCGTTTCAAGGCCGGCGAGTGCCGCAGGCGCCTTGCCTTCGACGACAATGAGACCTGGTACGCCGCAGGCGACGGCATTGCGGCTGATGCGGGCGGCGCGCTCGGGCGATGCCTCGACGGTGATGGCGCGCATCGAGGGATCGGCCAGCATCCATTCGATGGAGATCGAACCGGAGCCGCCGCCGATATCCCACAGTAGTTCGCCGCGCCTGGGCGCGAGGCTCGACAGCGTGACGGCGCGGATCTCTCGCTTGGTGATCTGGCCGTCATGCTCGAACAATTCGTCCGCCATGCCCGGCGTCAGCGGCTGGATGCGTGCTTCAGAGGTTGATTCCACTTCGATCGCCAGCACATTGAGCGGATTGATGTTTTTGGCATCGAAAGTCACGGCCCGCGTCGAGACCAGCCGTTCGGACGGGCCGCCCAGGGCCTCGAGGATCGTCAGGCGTGATGGGCCGAAGCCGAGTTCGGAAAGCAGCCGCGCAATGGCGGCCGGGCCGTCGCCGCCCGAGGTCAGCGCAAGGATGCGGGTCTTGGGGTGCAACAGCGGGCGGATCAACTCGATCGCTTTGCCGTGCAGGGAAATTGTCTGTGTTTCGGGCAGCGGCCAGCCGAGGCGGGCGGCAGCGAGGCTGAAGGCGGAAGGCGCGGGCAGAACGTTCATTTCGTCTGCCGGGATGTGCCGGGCGAGAGTGGTACCGACTCCGTGGCAGAAAGGATCGCCCGAGGCGAGCACGCAGACGCGGTGTCCGCTCAGCGCCAGGACCGCTTGCATGCCGGCGTCGAACGGCGTGGGCCACGGCTGCGACTTGCCGGTGACCAGCCCCTCCACCAGCGCCAGATGCCGCTTGCCGCCGAAAACCGTCTCGGCTTGCGCAATGCAGCGCTTGGCCTCGTCGCCAAGACCCTCTACACCATCCTCGCCGATGCCGACGATGGTGAGCCAGCGTTGGGCTGCGGCTGGTTTCTTTCGCTCAGCAGGCATGATGACCCACCGCATTCTGATACTCGGCGGCACCACGGAAGCGAGGCTGCTTGCCGGCAAGCTGGCTGGACGCGCGGACCTGTCGGTTGTTTTGTCGCTGGCCGGCCGCACTGTCGATCCTGTCGCGCAGCCTGTGCCGGTGCGAAGCGGCGGCTTTGGCGGTGCCGAAGGACTGGCGAGCTATCTGCGTGACGAGCAGGTCGGCCTGTTGGTCGACGCCACGCATCCTTATGCGGCCAACATCTCGCGCAATGCTGCGGAAGCCGCGACGCTGGCCGGTGTGCCGATCCTCGCACTGCGTCGCCCCGCCTGGGAGGCTGTCGAAGGCGATCGCTGGACGCTGGTCGAGAATGGCGGGCAAGCGGTTGCTGCTCTGGGCGAGAAGCCGCGCAGGGTATTCCTGGCGCTCGGCCGGCAGGAGATCGCTGATTTCGTCGAGGCTCCGCAGCATTCCTATGTTATCCGCAGCGTCGATCCCATCAAGCCGCCGCTCGCCGTGCCGGATGCGACCTACATCCTTGCACGCGGGCCCTTTGCCGACGCGGACGAGCGTGGGCTTCTGGCAGGCAATCGCATCGACGCCATCGTCGCCAAGAACAGC
Protein-coding regions in this window:
- a CDS encoding cobyrinate a,c-diamide synthase, producing MTARGLIIGAPRSGSGKTSVTIGILRALARRGLSVGGAKSGPDYIDPGFHHAATGRPGVNLDSWAMSPPLLNALAANAASQADLLFIESAMGLFDGIPAASGRSGSAADLARLYGLPVLLVLDVSGQSQTAAAIAKGFATYDPDVRIAGVVLNRLGSERHRRLAGDAVEALGLPVVGAILRDPTLSLPERHLGLVQASEHADLIAHLDRLADMAERSLDLDAIIALMTPLAPKGADVSDALPPPGQRIALAQDAAFTFIYPHVAAHWREAGAEIIPFSPVADEAPSQNCDVCWLPGGYPELHAGKLAAAENFRAGMAEFAETKPIHGECGGFMALGEALEDADGITHRMLGLLGHSTSFARRKMILGYRQATLLSDCPLGPAGSTVRGHEFHYAQTVTPGSDDKLADLADGQGNPLGAFGGRRGHVTGTFFHAIARG
- the cobM gene encoding precorrin-4 C(11)-methyltransferase, whose amino-acid sequence is MTVHFIGAGPGAADLITVRGRDLLARCPVCLYAGSIVPKEMLAYCGPDTKLIDTAPMSLDEIEAEYASAHQAGQDVARLHSGDLSVWSAVAEQIRRLERLGIPYTLTPGVPSFAAAAAALGRELTIPEVAQSLVLTRVSGRASPMPAKETLSAFGATGATLAIHLAIHAIDRVVEELTPFYGEDCPVAIVFHASWPDERILRGTLATIAAQLAADPIERTAIIFVGPSLAAENFRESSLYDAYYQRRFRGRDSL
- the cbiE gene encoding precorrin-6y C5,15-methyltransferase (decarboxylating) subunit CbiE, with product MPAERKKPAAAQRWLTIVGIGEDGVEGLGDEAKRCIAQAETVFGGKRHLALVEGLVTGKSQPWPTPFDAGMQAVLALSGHRVCVLASGDPFCHGVGTTLARHIPADEMNVLPAPSAFSLAAARLGWPLPETQTISLHGKAIELIRPLLHPKTRILALTSGGDGPAAIARLLSELGFGPSRLTILEALGGPSERLVSTRAVTFDAKNINPLNVLAIEVESTSEARIQPLTPGMADELFEHDGQITKREIRAVTLSSLAPRRGELLWDIGGGSGSISIEWMLADPSMRAITVEASPERAARISRNAVACGVPGLIVVEGKAPAALAGLETPDAIFVGGGGTEPGVMDAAIDALPSGGRLVANAVTLEMEVLLLALHARLGGELIRLALSRTAPVGSMQGWRPAMPVTQWSWVKP
- a CDS encoding adenosylcobinamide-GDP ribazoletransferase, translating into MNGTPRNRIISDIALSLVFLTRLPLPHMDFSGRSLSSALWAAPVVGVVVALIGGIVFAVAAWLGLSLAPAAALALTATMLTTFCLHEDALGDTVDGFGGGSTREKKLEIMRDSRIGTYGAAALGLSILLRWTALADLTSVSQVFCALIAAHAASRGLIPAFMHFLPSARAEGLAANAGSPSYETAIAGAALGALTLLLLGMPGALATAIILGLWFFAFRKLCLAQIGGQTGDTIGALQQGAEIIVLLAASAIFV
- a CDS encoding cobalt-precorrin-6A reductase encodes the protein MTHRILILGGTTEARLLAGKLAGRADLSVVLSLAGRTVDPVAQPVPVRSGGFGGAEGLASYLRDEQVGLLVDATHPYAANISRNAAEAATLAGVPILALRRPAWEAVEGDRWTLVENGGQAVAALGEKPRRVFLALGRQEIADFVEAPQHSYVIRSVDPIKPPLAVPDATYILARGPFADADERGLLAGNRIDAIVAKNSGGSATYGKIAAARELGIEVILFRRPDLPNVPSAASVGELLAMIDHWAASAEKRGV
- a CDS encoding cobalamin biosynthesis protein gives rise to the protein MIVAGIGSRKGVSEQQVLDAISATLSEYQIKASQLDAIATARLKQHEAAIFSAGRKLGLEVMIIGDAELAEAGKKAPSHSDLSLTLTGAPSVSEAAALAAAGENARLLGPRRVLDSVTCAIAQSGEAS
- a CDS encoding cobalt-precorrin-5B (C(1))-methyltransferase, with the protein product MKEAEMPLRRGWTTGACATAATKAACSALLTGSFPDPVEITLPGGNIVGFALANHELGDGRATVGIVKDAGDDPDVTHGALVKSTVRPGAPGSGVTFRAGSGVGTVTRPGLPIPPGEPAINPVPRRMITEAVHQVAGDNADIEVEISVVGGEEMAQRTLNPRLGILGGISILGTTGIVIPYSCSAWIHSIHRGVDVARAMGFTHVAGSTGNASEMAVQKFHGLHEVQLIDMGDFVGGMLKYIRTHPVPRVTIAGGVAKMTKLAQGMLDVHSNRGAADLDGLAVVAVEAGADEKLAARIRGANTVAEAFALAVAEGVPIGDAIAAGAWRTAAPVLKSADIELEILVFNRDGELRGHAPFAPTHSESRPLNRR
- the cobA gene encoding uroporphyrinogen-III C-methyltransferase, producing the protein MSIDHLFSRLIAGKQPLQPGHVWLAGAGPGDPALLTLDVLSALTQADALVHDALVSPEIVAVAEQAEKFFVGKRGGRLSIPQDEINALLVRLAREGRKVVRLKGGHPFVFARGAEEALVLTRENIPWRALSGVTSAFGGLTSAGIPATMRGVNGAIILATGFAAATDDRPDWAALARTGQPIVIYMGLTHMPATVAELLAAGLPGDTPAALVENASMPEERTVTAPLGMLVETAERENIVSPALIVIGGIVAMRAELMGDR
- the cobT gene encoding nicotinate-nucleotide--dimethylbenzimidazole phosphoribosyltransferase: MAFKSFDELRAACTNLPAGSDAAAQAVAQHQDTLTKPQGSLGRLETIVAWLARWQGRDTPKLDRVKVIVFAGSHGVTAQGVSAFPSEVTVQMVANFAGGGAAINQLARIAGAELDVIPLEIERQTGDFTQSVAMSEANFLAAVSTGYATVTKDTDLICFGEMGIGNTTPAAAVAAALFGGGAEKWTGRGTGVDDAGLKRKIVAIDKGLALHADALADPLKIAAALGGRELAAILGATLAARQLGVPVLLDGFVCTAAAAPLAKLDPNGLAHTLAAHVSAEAGHRALLQALKLDPLLDLGMRLGEGSGACLAVNLVRSALECHTGMASFAEAGVSEK